The Deltaproteobacteria bacterium genomic interval GGATCTCGAAGACCCCTTCGGCCCGCAGGGCGGAGATGAAATCCCCGGAGCCGTTGGAGGGGATCTCCGCCACGACGCTTTTCCCTCCCTTCGAAACGACGCGGGCGGGAGTGAACTTCTTGCCGACGCTCCGGTTGGACGCTTCCCCGGCCAGCGGCAGGTAGATCGGCTTGGGCAGGTATTCCCGCGCCCCGCTCCCTTTCAGGAAGAGTGGCTTCACCAGCATGGCCATGTGCACCATCACCGCCACCGGGTTTCCGGGCAGGCCGATGACGACGGTTCCCGAGGGGCTCCTTCCGACGTAGAGCGGTTTTCCCGGTTTCACGGCCACCTTGTGCAGGACCTTTTCCACCCCGCACTCCGCGAGGCATTGGGGGACGACATCCACCTCGCCCTCGGAGACGCCTCCGGAGAGGATGAGGAAATCGTCGGCCAGCCCTTCCCGGATCCGCTCGCGGATCAACGAAGGGTCGTCCGTGACGATCCCCCCGTAGTGGACCTCGCGCGCCCCGAGACGCGACAGCGCCGCGCGGACGAAATGGGCGTTGCTGTTCCGGATCATGGGGCCATCCGCCGGCTCCCACGGTTCCTTCAGTTCGCTCCCGGTTGGAAGGATGGTCAAGGAAGGCCGTTCATACACGGGGATTTCCCATTGCCCGACGGCGGCGAGGGTAGCGACGTGGCGGGGGAAGAGAACGGTGCCGGCCGGAAGGAGCACCTCCCCCTTGCGGGCGTCGCCCCCCTCCGGGGCGATGTTCTGCCCGGGCCGTGACTTTTCGGTGAACCGGACCGATCCGTCCACGCCGACCTGAGACTGCTCGACCTGGATCACGGTGTCGAAGGGCGGCGGCACGGCCGCCCCGGTCATGATCTTGATGCAATCTCCGTCCCCGGAGGCTCCACTCCAGCGGGTCCCGGGGTTGACGGTCCCGATCACCCGGTAAGGGGATCGATCTTCCATGCCGGTCCATACGACGGCGAAGCCGTCCATCGCCGCCCGGGGAAAGGGGGGGATGTTCCGGTCCGCGGCGATATCGATTGCCAGGACTTCTCCCCCGGCCTCCGGAAGGGGAACGGTCCTGGTTTTGCGCGGGGGGCGGACGAGCGCGGCGGCCCTGGCGATGGTGTCTTCGAGGGAAGCGAACAGGGGGAAATTCCTCCTTGCGAAGTCGGGATGGAAAATCATATTCTCTTTATGCGAATTGTGGTACGCATTATACATTTTTCGCTTGCCCGGAAAACAAACCGATAGGAGGGACGGGATGAGACGGAGGATCGTTTCAGCCGCGTGTGCTGTTCTGCTCTTCGCGGGCGGCGCTTTTGCCGCAACCGGCGGAGGGGATATTCCCTTCAAGAACAAGGGAGGGCAGGTGCTCTTCAGCCACGGCCTCCACGTCGATGATGTCGGCATCGCCTGCCAGGCGTGCCACCCCGATCCCTTCCTGTCCGTCAAGCAGCACAAGAAGGCCACGATGAAGGAG includes:
- a CDS encoding cytochrome c3 family protein, with translation MRRRIVSAACAVLLFAGGAFAATGGGDIPFKNKGGQVLFSHGLHVDDVGIACQACHPDPFLSVKQHKKATMKEMQKGKSCGACHDGKKAFSVKGSCSKCHKK
- a CDS encoding molybdopterin molybdotransferase MoeA encodes the protein MIFHPDFARRNFPLFASLEDTIARAAALVRPPRKTRTVPLPEAGGEVLAIDIAADRNIPPFPRAAMDGFAVVWTGMEDRSPYRVIGTVNPGTRWSGASGDGDCIKIMTGAAVPPPFDTVIQVEQSQVGVDGSVRFTEKSRPGQNIAPEGGDARKGEVLLPAGTVLFPRHVATLAAVGQWEIPVYERPSLTILPTGSELKEPWEPADGPMIRNSNAHFVRAALSRLGAREVHYGGIVTDDPSLIRERIREGLADDFLILSGGVSEGEVDVVPQCLAECGVEKVLHKVAVKPGKPLYVGRSPSGTVVIGLPGNPVAVMVHMAMLVKPLFLKGSGAREYLPKPIYLPLAGEASNRSVGKKFTPARVVSKGGKSVVAEIPSNGSGDFISALRAEGVFEI